A single Triticum dicoccoides isolate Atlit2015 ecotype Zavitan chromosome 2A, WEW_v2.0, whole genome shotgun sequence DNA region contains:
- the LOC119353979 gene encoding uncharacterized protein LOC119353979 isoform X4: protein MESSDPSSAAVSKTQEISVPPVEGVAGGGTSYGWVDGGLQGSHLGSSVIDPTKVHSADLLHVWSMPSTANVSQQEAPRPLEHVNLLAARNERESFQIALRPKVSWASSGIAGPVQIQCTDLCSSSGGRLVVGQSITLRRVVPILGVPDALVPIDPSSPQINLLPGETTAVWVSLNVPCGQEPGLYEGEICITAMRTDSDSKADSLPKSERYQLYKELKTCLGITESRDHSSSEEMILRLSSTSTTLRRMLVLPAFQDCHENNGLGDMMDEDVMNNVAVRVKLSLTVWDFTLPLTPSLPAVFGISETVIEDRFCLEHGTKGWYDALDHHFRWLLQYRISPFFCRWGDSMRILAYTCPWPADHPKANEYYSDPRLAAYAVPYAPILSCTDAAKNSLRREVEILKTEAHWSKAYFYLWDEPLNMEQYEVIRNISNELRTYTPDVRILTTYYAGPSGSELAPSTFEAFAKVPNVLRPHTQIFCTSEWVLGTREDLVKDIIAELRPDLGEEACSMLKGLMKLQHCLLTTLF, encoded by the exons aTGGAATCCAGCGACCCCAGCTCCGCCGCAG TAAGTAAGACACAAGAAATATCTGTACCACCTGTGGAGGGTGTAGCTGGAGGAGGCACTAGTTATGGCTGGGTGGATGGAGGCTTGCAGGGGTCGCATCTAGGTTCTAGTGTGATTGACCCTACTAAGGTGCACTCGGCAGATCTTTTGCATGTTTGGTCTATGCCCAGCACAGCAAATGTTAGCCAacaagaagcacctcgacctctagAACAT GTTAACCTTTTGGCAGCAAGAAATGAAAGGGAAAGTTTTCAAATCGCGTTACGTCCAAAAGTTTCATGGGCCAGTTCAGGTATTGCAGGGCCTGTGCAGATTCAGTGCACTGATCTATGCTCATCCTCTGGAGGAAg GTTAGTGGTTGGTCAATCTATAACGTTGCGACGTGTGGTGCCTATATTAGGTGTACCAGATGCCCTTGTGCCTATTGATCCTTCCAGTCCACAAATAAACCTACTTCCTGG GGAGACAACTGCAGTATGGGTCTCACTAAATGTTCCTTGTGGGCAAGAGCCTGGTCTATATGAAGGAGAAATATGTATTACTGCTATGAGGACAGACTCAGA TTCCAAGGCAGACTCGTTACCAAAATCTGAGAGATACCAGCTGTATAAAGAATTAAAGACTTGTCTTGGTATCACTGAATCCAGAGACCACTCATCGTCAGAGGAAATG ATACTAAGATTATCATCAACTTCAACCACACTGAGGAGGATGCTAGTACTTCCAGCATTCCAGGACTGCCATGAGAATAATGGATTAGGGGACATGATGGATGAAGATGTTATGAACAATGTTGCTGTTCGTGTCAAGTTAAGCTTGACTGTGTGGGATTTCACTCTCCCACTGACACCTTCCTTACCTGCTGTTTTTGGT ATATCTGAAACTGTCATTGAAGACCGGTTTTGTTTGGAGCATGGCACCAAAGGGTGGTATGATGCACTGGATCATCACTTCAGGTGGCTCCTCCAGTACAGAATCAGTCCATTTTTCTGCAGATGGGGCGATAGCATGCGTATTCTTGCGTACACATGCCCCTGGCCTG CTGATCATCCAAAGGCTAATGAATATTACTCTGATCCAAGACTCGCAGCATATGCTGTACCGTACGCGCCTATTCTGTCATG TACCGATGCAGCAAAAAATTCTCTGCGAAGAGAGGTTGAAATCTTGAAAACAGAGGCTCATTGGTCGAAAGCTTACTTCTACTTGTGGGATGAG CCATTGAATATGGAGCAGTACGAAGTGATTCGCAACATCTCTAACGAGTTAAGGACATACACACCCGATGTGCGTATTTTAACAACTTATTATGCTG GTCCAAGTGGTTCTGAACTGGCTCCTTCTACGTTTGAGGCTTTTGCGAAAGTTCCAAATGTTCTACGTCCGCATACACAAATCTTTTGCACTAG CGAATGGGTTCTTGGCACAAGAGAGGACTTAGTGAAGGATATTATTGCTGAACTACGACCTGACCTTGGTGAA GAAGCGTGTTCCATGCTTAAGGGTCTCATGAAGTTACAGCATTGTCTTCTGACAACATTGTTCTGA
- the LOC119353979 gene encoding uncharacterized protein LOC119353979 isoform X3, translated as MESSDPSSAAVSKTQEISVPPVEGVAGGGTSYGWVDGGLQGSHLGSSVIDPTKVHSADLLHVWSMPSTANVSQQEAPRPLEHVNLLAARNERESFQIALRPKVSWASSGIAGPVQIQCTDLCSSSGGRLVVGQSITLRRVVPILGVPDALVPIDPSSPQINLLPGETTAVWVSLNVPCGQEPGLYEGEICITAMRTDSDSKADSLPKSERYQLYKELKTCLGITESRDHSSSEEMILRLSSTSTTLRRMLVLPAFQDCHENNGLGDMMDEDVMNNVAVRVKLSLTVWDFTLPLTPSLPAVFGISETVIEDRFCLEHGTKGWYDALDHHFRWLLQYRISPFFCRWGDSMRILAYTCPWPADHPKANEYYSDPRLAAYAVPYAPILSCTDAAKNSLRREVEILKTEAHWSKAYFYLWDEPLNMEQYEVIRNISNELRTYTPDVQVVLNWLLLRLRLLRKFQMFYVRIHKSFALGLKNHFHHLFFFLYSEWVLGTREDLVKDIIAELRPDLGEEACSMLKGLMKLQHCLLTTLF; from the exons aTGGAATCCAGCGACCCCAGCTCCGCCGCAG TAAGTAAGACACAAGAAATATCTGTACCACCTGTGGAGGGTGTAGCTGGAGGAGGCACTAGTTATGGCTGGGTGGATGGAGGCTTGCAGGGGTCGCATCTAGGTTCTAGTGTGATTGACCCTACTAAGGTGCACTCGGCAGATCTTTTGCATGTTTGGTCTATGCCCAGCACAGCAAATGTTAGCCAacaagaagcacctcgacctctagAACAT GTTAACCTTTTGGCAGCAAGAAATGAAAGGGAAAGTTTTCAAATCGCGTTACGTCCAAAAGTTTCATGGGCCAGTTCAGGTATTGCAGGGCCTGTGCAGATTCAGTGCACTGATCTATGCTCATCCTCTGGAGGAAg GTTAGTGGTTGGTCAATCTATAACGTTGCGACGTGTGGTGCCTATATTAGGTGTACCAGATGCCCTTGTGCCTATTGATCCTTCCAGTCCACAAATAAACCTACTTCCTGG GGAGACAACTGCAGTATGGGTCTCACTAAATGTTCCTTGTGGGCAAGAGCCTGGTCTATATGAAGGAGAAATATGTATTACTGCTATGAGGACAGACTCAGA TTCCAAGGCAGACTCGTTACCAAAATCTGAGAGATACCAGCTGTATAAAGAATTAAAGACTTGTCTTGGTATCACTGAATCCAGAGACCACTCATCGTCAGAGGAAATG ATACTAAGATTATCATCAACTTCAACCACACTGAGGAGGATGCTAGTACTTCCAGCATTCCAGGACTGCCATGAGAATAATGGATTAGGGGACATGATGGATGAAGATGTTATGAACAATGTTGCTGTTCGTGTCAAGTTAAGCTTGACTGTGTGGGATTTCACTCTCCCACTGACACCTTCCTTACCTGCTGTTTTTGGT ATATCTGAAACTGTCATTGAAGACCGGTTTTGTTTGGAGCATGGCACCAAAGGGTGGTATGATGCACTGGATCATCACTTCAGGTGGCTCCTCCAGTACAGAATCAGTCCATTTTTCTGCAGATGGGGCGATAGCATGCGTATTCTTGCGTACACATGCCCCTGGCCTG CTGATCATCCAAAGGCTAATGAATATTACTCTGATCCAAGACTCGCAGCATATGCTGTACCGTACGCGCCTATTCTGTCATG TACCGATGCAGCAAAAAATTCTCTGCGAAGAGAGGTTGAAATCTTGAAAACAGAGGCTCATTGGTCGAAAGCTTACTTCTACTTGTGGGATGAG CCATTGAATATGGAGCAGTACGAAGTGATTCGCAACATCTCTAACGAGTTAAGGACATACACACCCGAT GTCCAAGTGGTTCTGAACTGGCTCCTTCTACGTTTGAGGCTTTTGCGAAAGTTCCAAATGTTCTACGTCCGCATACACAAATCTTTTGCACTAG GACTGAAGAACCATTTCCATCACTTATTTTTTTTCTTATACAGCGAATGGGTTCTTGGCACAAGAGAGGACTTAGTGAAGGATATTATTGCTGAACTACGACCTGACCTTGGTGAA GAAGCGTGTTCCATGCTTAAGGGTCTCATGAAGTTACAGCATTGTCTTCTGACAACATTGTTCTGA